From the genome of Fibrobacter sp. UWB5:
ATTTTGGACCATTCGGCGTTTTCTTCGAAACCGTATTTTTCGTAACACCGGTCTGCAACAGGGTCAACCACAGGCTCTTCCGGCGCACTGCTTTTACTATCGCCCCCGCAACCGTAAAACGACGCCATGGCCGCAAACACACCAAATAGAACAATGTTCTTCTTCATGAAAATAAAGGTAGAAAAGATAGCGGCATCAATCTTTTCAAAATCGTAACCAATGCAGGGCCAAGGCGAAAACACTTGATACAGTCGTATACAAAATCATCGCTTTTACGCTAACACCCCCCCGAAAAAAGAGGATATTTTCTACTTTGGATGTTAAAATAAGGGATGATTATGCTCAAAAAAATCTTGACCGCAGGCGTTTTCAGCGCCGTAGCACTTAGTGCAGCACCGCTCCTCACCAACGGCGACTTGTCCTACGGTGACGGCGGTTGGTATGTTTGGAACAACCCCGATGGCCCCGCCAAGTACGAAAGCAAAATCGGTGTCGAAGGCCTCGGCGTAAACGGCAGCGAAGGCGTCAAGCTCACGGTGACCGAACTCCCGAACCCCTCTTGGGGTTTGCAGTTGCAGCCGCCCAAGTGGCTCGCCGACTCAGCCTACTACAAGCTCAGCTTTAAGGCCAAGGGCAACATGCCCATTAACGCCATCATTCAGGGTGGTCCTCCTGACTGGCGCCAGAAAGAAAGCGCCTCGTTCATGCTGACCAAGGACTGGAAGGAATATTCCATGATTTTCCTTGCCGACCAGAAGGGTTACGGCGTGAACAACGTGACATTCCACGTGGGCCTTGCCAAGGGCTGGCTCCAGATGGATGACGTGTTTATCGAAAAAATCGAAGGCATGGATGACATGACCTGGTACAACAATTCCGCCGCCCGCATCGACAGCCTGCGCAAAAAAGACTTGACGCTCAAGGCTGCCCCCGGCACCCAGGTGAAGGTGGAACTCATGCGCCACGCATTCCCCTTCGGTACAGCACTCGCCCTCTACCCCACCAAGGACAGCGTCGAAACCTGGTACCGCAAGACCGCCAATAAGTACTTCTGGTATGGCGTTCCCGAAAACCAGTTCAAGTGGCCGGAATACGAACCCAAGAAGGGCAAGATCCGCCGCGAAGAATTCAAGCAGTACCTGGATTACGTGAACGATTACAAGTGGGGCTTCCGCGCCCATACGCTCATGTGGGGCCACCAGGGTTACGGCTTCGACAAGCACTTCAGTAACCAGGGCAGCTGCAAGGATATCTCGAAAAAGATCAAGGAACGCATCACCCGCGACGTGAAGGAATACAAGGGCCGCATCAAGGAATACGACGTGTGGAACGAAGCATTCCACGAACCGTTCATCTTTAACAAGTGCGGCTGGGACCTGTTGGATAGCGCCCACGTTTGGGCTCACCGCGCCGACCCCGAGGCACGACTCTTCATCAACGAATACAACGTAGTGTCCGCCGGCGAAACCGACCGCCTGTACGAAATCGTGAAGGGCATGCTCGAACGCAAGGTTCCTGTACACGGTATCGGCGTACAGTGCCACTTCGGCGACCGCCAGCTGAATCCGGCATTCATCAAGGCCCGCTTCGATAGGCTCGGATCTCTGGGGCTCCCGATCAAGGTGACCGAACTTGACTTTGGCGACTGGCAGAAGGGCATGTACTTCGGCGAAGAAGAACAGGCCAAGCGCTACGAGATGTTCCTGCGCATCGCATTCAGCCACCCGGCTGTCGAAGGCATTGTGCTGTGGGGCTTCTGGGATGGCCGTCACTGGGTCAAGAACGGCGGTATCGTTGCCATGGACGGTCGCGAAAAGCCCGCTGCCAAGCTCATTTACGACTTGTGGCACAAGGTGTGGACCACCAACGGTACGTTCAAGGCCGACGAAAACGGTGTCGTGAAATTCCGCGGCTACCCTGGCAAGTACAAAGTAACCATCGACGGCAAGTCCGAAATGGTTGAGTTAAAGTAGACGGTAGACAGTAGGAAGTAAACAGTAAAAATTTTTCAGAAGATGCTCCCACGCGGGGGCATTTTTTCTATTATGAACTAATAAACCTTAGTGAGGAAACAATGAAGAGTTCTTATAAAATGGCAACGGCTACATGCGCCCTGTCTTTCGCATTGGCATTCACCGCCTGCGACGATTCCACCTCGGCCAGCGACAACGGCGGCAATGGCGGTAATGGAGGCGCAAACGTCGCCTGCACCAACGAACCAGTAGAATGCCCCACCATCCAATTCGAAAACGAAGTTTACGACTATCGAGACTGCAATCATTACAAGATTCAAACCTTCGGCACACAGACATGGATGACCGAAAACTTGAACTACAACGGTTGCGAGACCAAGGGACAAAACTGGTGCTACGGTGGTGACGCAGCCAACTGCCAAAAGTACGGTCGCCTTTACACCTGGACAGCCGCAATGGGCCTCGATAAATCTTACCAGAAGAATTACGCGAACCTGCCCGAAGGCACCGTCACCAACGGACTCTGCCCTGTCGGATACCATATTCCGAGCGACGCCGAAACGGATATTCTCATTGCATACCTTGAAGACAATGACAAAGTGGCAGAATTCAACTTCCAGTTCGGCGGCAAGAATAACTTCGCAGGCTTCGCCGACTTAGACAGAACCGCATACTTCTGGACTGCCGACGAAGACCACTCCGAATTTGGCGGTAAAGAAAATGTCCGCATCTGGAGCTATTCCGAAACATTCAGCTTCGGTGGCGGTTCCATATTCAAGGACAGCGGTCTTTCGATCCGCTGCGTGAAGGACTAAAAATTTCTGCATAAAAGAAAACGCCCCGCGATATAATCGCGGGGTTTTTCTTGTTGCTATTAAATGCAGCATTGTTTGTGAGCAACAAACGCCTCGTATTAACGAGGCGTGGTTGCGAGAGCGAGGCGATATCACATTCTTGTTGATGCGATAGAGCCGAGCGGTCTTAGTAGTTTTCGGCGGTCACTTCGAAGAAGGACTGCGGGTGGGCGCACACCGGGCATGCGGCCGGAGCCTTGGTGCCAACGACAATGTGACCGCAGTTGCGGCATTCCCACACTTTGACTTCGCTCTTTTCGAACACGGCTGCAGTTTCCACGTTCTTGAGGAGTGCGCGGTAGCGTTCTTCGTGGCGCTTTTCGATAGCGGCGACCATGCGGAACTTCTTGGCGAGAGCGGCAAAGCCTTCGGCTTCGGCAGTCTTTGCGAAGTCTTCGTACATGTCGGTCCATTCGTAGTTTTCGCCATCGGCGGCAGCCTTCAAGTTGGCAGCAGTATCACCGATACCGTCCAATTCCTTGAACCAAAGCTTGGCGTGTTCCTTTTCGTTGTCGGCAGTCTTCAGGAACAGTTCAGCGATCTGTTCATAGCCTTCTTTCTTGGCGCAGCTTGCAAAGTAGGTGTACTTGTTGCGAGCCTGGGATTCGCCAGCGAAGGCGGCCTGGAGGTTCTTTTCGGTTTGGGTTCCGGCGTACTTGTTTGCCATAAATTCCTCTCTTGGTTGAAGTGTCTCGAAAAGAATATACACATTTTTAGGTCGTCCTGGGCAAAAATAAGTCCATTCAGAGCCTTTTTTCTGCAAAATAATATATATCTAAACCCAAAGGAGGCCTTTTATGACCCTCATGATTATCCAGCTTTTGATTGTACTATTGGCACTTTACGTGGGCTCGCGATACGAGAGCCTTGCCCTCGGCGCCATTTCGGGAATCGGTCTTGCCATTCTGGTGCTCGGGTTCGGCATGCAACCCGGCAAACCGCCTACCGACGTCATTTACATCATTATCGCGGCAGTCACCTGCGCGGGCATTATGCAGGCTTCGGGCGGTATGGATTGGCTGATTCAAATTGCAGAGCGCCTGTTACGCAAGCACCCGAACCATATCACGATTCTCGCTCCGCTCTGCACGTTCTTCCTCACGGTTCTCGTGGGCACCGGTCACGTAGTTTACACCCTGATGCCGATTATTTGCGACATCTCCTTGAAAAAGGGAATCCGCCCGGAACGCCCCTGCGGTGTAGCTTCTGTCGCCTCACAGGTGGGCATTACCTGTTCCCCCATTGCAGCCGCCGTCGCCTCGTTCGTGATTATCTCGAACGCAAACGGTTTTGAAATCAACAACCTGCAAGTCATCGCGATTACGATTCCCGCCTGTCTCTGCGGTCTTATGGCCGCAGCCGCCGTCTCGTACAAGCGCGGACTCGACCTCGACAAAGACCCTGCCTTCCAGGCGCGCCTCAAAGACCCGCAGATGAAGGAATACATGTATGGGAATACCGCTTCCGTGCTCGACAAGGAAGTATCCAAAGAAGCAAAACGAGCTGTATTCATCTTCCTCGGCGCTCTCGCCGTTATTGTGCTCTTCTCCGTGTTCCAGATTATCGGCCATGATATCCGCCCGCAATTCCCGACCGGCAAGATTGTCGATGGAGTCGCCCAAATGAAACCGCTCGCCATGAACATCATCATTCAGATTGTGATGATTTCGGCCGCCGCGTTCATGGTTATTTTTTGTAAGGCAGCCCCCAAGAAGGCCGTAGCTGGAGCCGTGTGGCAAAGCGGCATGGTGGCCGTCGTCGCCATTTACGGAATTGCCTGGCTTGCCGACACTTACTTCGCAAACTACATGGACGTGATGCAGGGCGGACTTAAGGACATCGTGCAACATTACCCATGGGCTATCGCATTCGCATTCTTCGCGGTGAGCGTGCTCATCAACTCGCAGGGCGCAGTCGTGGTCGCCATGCTCCCGCTCGCCTATAGCCTCGGCATCGAAGGCCCTGTGCTCCTGGGCGTACTCCCGAGCGTATACGGCTACTTCTTTATTCCGAATTACCCTTCGGACATTGCAACCGTGAACTTCGACCGTTCGGGCACCACCGTTATCGGCAAGTACCTATTGAACCACAGTTTCATGCGCCCAGGCATGGTGAGCGTCATCGTCTCGACCATCGTAGGCACCATCTTGGTGAAAATTTTCTACTAGCTGTTTCCTGCGAGAACCAGAAAATTTCTTTTTAAAGGACGAGCAATCGTCCTTTTGTTGTATATTTGGTAAAAAAAGGCGGTACTTATGCTGATGGAAAAGATTGCATCCCCTGCTGATGTGAAAA
Proteins encoded in this window:
- a CDS encoding endo-1,4-beta-xylanase; the encoded protein is MLKKILTAGVFSAVALSAAPLLTNGDLSYGDGGWYVWNNPDGPAKYESKIGVEGLGVNGSEGVKLTVTELPNPSWGLQLQPPKWLADSAYYKLSFKAKGNMPINAIIQGGPPDWRQKESASFMLTKDWKEYSMIFLADQKGYGVNNVTFHVGLAKGWLQMDDVFIEKIEGMDDMTWYNNSAARIDSLRKKDLTLKAAPGTQVKVELMRHAFPFGTALALYPTKDSVETWYRKTANKYFWYGVPENQFKWPEYEPKKGKIRREEFKQYLDYVNDYKWGFRAHTLMWGHQGYGFDKHFSNQGSCKDISKKIKERITRDVKEYKGRIKEYDVWNEAFHEPFIFNKCGWDLLDSAHVWAHRADPEARLFINEYNVVSAGETDRLYEIVKGMLERKVPVHGIGVQCHFGDRQLNPAFIKARFDRLGSLGLPIKVTELDFGDWQKGMYFGEEEQAKRYEMFLRIAFSHPAVEGIVLWGFWDGRHWVKNGGIVAMDGREKPAAKLIYDLWHKVWTTNGTFKADENGVVKFRGYPGKYKVTIDGKSEMVELK
- a CDS encoding FISUMP domain-containing protein yields the protein MATATCALSFALAFTACDDSTSASDNGGNGGNGGANVACTNEPVECPTIQFENEVYDYRDCNHYKIQTFGTQTWMTENLNYNGCETKGQNWCYGGDAANCQKYGRLYTWTAAMGLDKSYQKNYANLPEGTVTNGLCPVGYHIPSDAETDILIAYLEDNDKVAEFNFQFGGKNNFAGFADLDRTAYFWTADEDHSEFGGKENVRIWSYSETFSFGGGSIFKDSGLSIRCVKD
- the rbr gene encoding rubrerythrin, yielding MANKYAGTQTEKNLQAAFAGESQARNKYTYFASCAKKEGYEQIAELFLKTADNEKEHAKLWFKELDGIGDTAANLKAAADGENYEWTDMYEDFAKTAEAEGFAALAKKFRMVAAIEKRHEERYRALLKNVETAAVFEKSEVKVWECRNCGHIVVGTKAPAACPVCAHPQSFFEVTAENY
- a CDS encoding anaerobic C4-dicarboxylate transporter; its protein translation is MTLMIIQLLIVLLALYVGSRYESLALGAISGIGLAILVLGFGMQPGKPPTDVIYIIIAAVTCAGIMQASGGMDWLIQIAERLLRKHPNHITILAPLCTFFLTVLVGTGHVVYTLMPIICDISLKKGIRPERPCGVASVASQVGITCSPIAAAVASFVIISNANGFEINNLQVIAITIPACLCGLMAAAAVSYKRGLDLDKDPAFQARLKDPQMKEYMYGNTASVLDKEVSKEAKRAVFIFLGALAVIVLFSVFQIIGHDIRPQFPTGKIVDGVAQMKPLAMNIIIQIVMISAAAFMVIFCKAAPKKAVAGAVWQSGMVAVVAIYGIAWLADTYFANYMDVMQGGLKDIVQHYPWAIAFAFFAVSVLINSQGAVVVAMLPLAYSLGIEGPVLLGVLPSVYGYFFIPNYPSDIATVNFDRSGTTVIGKYLLNHSFMRPGMVSVIVSTIVGTILVKIFY